A part of Halobacillus shinanisalinarum genomic DNA contains:
- a CDS encoding Glu/Leu/Phe/Val family dehydrogenase, giving the protein MAAIDLLNDQQQKHLQEEESLDLFKSTQVVIKEALSNLGYPGETFELLKEPMRMLTVRIPVRMDDGKIKIFTGYRSQHNDAVGPTKGGVRFHPEVNEKEVKALSMWMSLKCGIADLPYGGGKGGIICDPREMSFRELEGVSRGYVRAISQVVGPTKDIPAPDVFTNSQIMAWMMDEYSRIREFDSPGFITGKPVVLGGSHGRETATASGVTICVEEAAKKKGIQLEGAHVVIQGFGNAGSFLAKFMHDAGAKVVGISDAHGAIYNSNGLDIDYLLDRRDSFGTVTNLFERTITNKELLEKDCDILVPAAVSNQITLENAKNIKASIVVEAANGPTTLEATKILSKRGILLVPDVLASSGGVTVSYFEWVQNNQGYYWTEEEVSTKLRQVIVDSFEKVYSAADKHQVDMRLAAYIIGVRKMAEASRFRGWV; this is encoded by the coding sequence ATGGCAGCGATAGATCTATTAAATGACCAACAGCAAAAACACCTTCAGGAAGAGGAGTCGCTTGACCTCTTCAAATCTACACAGGTTGTCATCAAGGAGGCTCTTAGTAACTTAGGTTATCCAGGAGAAACCTTTGAGCTATTGAAAGAGCCGATGAGAATGTTGACCGTACGCATCCCTGTTCGAATGGACGATGGAAAAATAAAAATTTTCACAGGCTATCGTTCCCAACATAACGATGCCGTCGGTCCCACAAAGGGAGGTGTACGTTTTCATCCAGAGGTCAATGAGAAAGAGGTAAAGGCCCTATCCATGTGGATGAGCTTAAAATGCGGAATCGCTGACTTACCTTATGGCGGTGGAAAAGGCGGGATTATCTGTGACCCGAGAGAGATGTCTTTTCGGGAGCTTGAAGGTGTTAGCCGTGGATATGTCCGTGCGATTAGCCAGGTGGTCGGCCCGACCAAAGATATTCCGGCTCCCGATGTGTTTACCAATTCGCAAATCATGGCTTGGATGATGGACGAATACAGCCGAATCCGTGAATTTGATTCTCCGGGATTTATTACAGGGAAACCAGTAGTCCTTGGCGGTTCCCATGGCCGGGAGACCGCCACGGCAAGCGGGGTAACCATTTGTGTAGAAGAAGCCGCAAAGAAAAAGGGAATTCAGTTAGAAGGAGCCCATGTCGTCATCCAAGGATTTGGAAACGCCGGAAGCTTTTTAGCTAAATTTATGCATGATGCTGGTGCAAAGGTTGTTGGCATTTCTGATGCTCATGGTGCCATTTATAACTCAAACGGTCTCGACATTGACTATTTGCTCGACCGTCGAGATAGTTTCGGCACGGTGACCAACCTGTTTGAACGTACGATTACAAATAAAGAACTTCTCGAAAAGGATTGCGATATTCTTGTGCCTGCAGCGGTTTCCAATCAAATCACTCTGGAAAATGCCAAAAATATAAAGGCATCCATCGTTGTAGAAGCTGCGAATGGACCGACAACCCTTGAGGCAACTAAAATATTAAGTAAACGCGGAATCCTGCTCGTTCCAGACGTCCTGGCAAGTTCTGGGGGTGTGACCGTCTCTTATTTCGAATGGGTGCAGAATAATCAAGGATACTACTGGACTGAAGAAGAAGTTTCGACAAAACTGCGCCAAGTTATCGTGGATTCGTTCGAGAAGGTATATTCGGCAGCTGACAAACACCAAGTCGACATGCGCCTAGCT